One Bombus vancouverensis nearcticus unplaced genomic scaffold, iyBomVanc1_principal scaffold0061, whole genome shotgun sequence DNA window includes the following coding sequences:
- the LOC117162857 gene encoding katanin p60 ATPase-containing subunit A-like 2, whose product MKFQKYPILCKKITGREMTREVTNASKTVCRSIETKAKSVSKEARSEPVKETNLQQKITDDNTNHINLAMTVTSLFPNESDGRSSEELFNVPMEQSMQSKILKCIEKLYSDNPELRKIAEDISCEIIVNKLNVHWDDVIGLEECKTAVKEAIVYPLEYPIFFDGPFSPWKGILLYGPPGTGKTMLAKAVATECHCTFFNITASSLVSKWRGDSEKYIRVLFELAYSHSPTIIFIDEIDWIATNKGDCILSEPAKRFRSELLSRLDGLVSNENSNVVLLATTNSPWGIDAALLRRLEKQIYVSLPNEVARLDIFKLYLSNHLLENTDIVNHIVKCTERYSCADIKLLCKQAWLLEISPIWRRLEKKETPVTTLKYELKSYEILAKLLKKMSPTVMQIDKYDTWNK is encoded by the exons atgaaatttcaaaaatatcccatattgtgtaagaaaataactggaagggaaatgacgagggaagtgacaaatgcaagcaaaac tgtttgtagaagtattgagacaaaagccaaatctgttagtaaagaagcgagaagtgagcctgtgaaagagacgaatctacagcagaagataactgatgacaatacgaatcatattaatctcgcaatgacagtgacgtcactattccccaatgagagtgatggacgttcatcagaagagctatttaacgtcccaatggaacaatccatgcaatcgaagatattgaaatgcattgaaaagctttattcagataatccggaattacgaaagattgctgaggacatctcatgc gagatcatagtaaacaaattaaatgtacattgggatgacgttataggcctagaagaatgtaaaaccgctgttaaggaggccATTGTGTATCCCCTTGAGTATCCTATCTTTTTTGAtggcccgttttccccctggaaaggtattttgctgtacggcccacctggtacag ggaaaacgatgttagcgaaggcagtcgcgacagaatgccattgcaccttttttaacataactgccagctcattggtcagcaaatggagaggcgattccgagaagtatatacgt gttttatttgaacttgcctatagtcattcgcctacaattatttttatcgacgagattgactggatcgccacaaataaaggagactgtatattgtctgaacctgcaaagagattcagatcagaacttctttctagattggatggattagtgtctaatgagaattctaatgtagttcttctggctacaactaattccccttg gggcattgatgcagctttactcaggcgtctcgaaaagcaaatatacgtatcattacccaatgaagttgctcgacttgatatattcaaattataccttagcaaccacttattagaaaatacagatattgtaaaccacatagtaaaatgtactgaaagatattcttgtgcagatataaaattgctttgtaagcaagcgtggctactagaaataagcccgatatggaggagacttgaaaagaaagaaacacctgttaccactttgaaatatgaattaaaaagttatgaaatattagcaaaattgttaaaaaagatgtcacctacagttatgcaaatagataaatatgatacatggaacaaataa
- the LOC117162852 gene encoding uncharacterized protein LOC117162852, which yields MGMSSARDHRICWSNKYLQKSSISRICAVGGFFISIPVFLTGMILYTFIQFHSTPAIVTSVFIGLGIVFCGCAMVHNVFVWQREKTNAVKALAREQCEAAVQLQRQQQLQQHQNQPQLQQQQQLRGPLTIHHAGCPTKMGP from the exons GAGTAACAAGTACCTGCAAAAATCATCCATCAGCCGGATATGTGCTGTCGGAGGGTTTTTCATTAGCATTCCCGTCTTTCTAACTG GtatgatattgtatacattcaTCCAGTTTCATTCGACGCCGGCAATCGTTACGTCGGTTTTCATAGGCCTTGGCATCGTGTTTTGTGGATGCGCAATGGTCCATAACGTCTTCGTGTGGCAGAGG GAGAAGACGAATGCCGTGAAGGCGTTAGCGCGCGAACAGTGCGAAGCGGCGGTACAGCTGCAGCGTCAGCAGCAGCTGCAACAGCACCAGAACCAGCCCCAgctacaacagcaacaacaactacGTGGCCCGTTAACCATCCACCATGCTGGCTGCCCAACGAAAATGGGCCCGTGA